A window of the Acidovorax sp. YS12 genome harbors these coding sequences:
- the ccoG gene encoding cytochrome c oxidase accessory protein CcoG, with the protein MTTPSGKPRKVIPITPADPSKDGAAASFYEAQKKVYPRSISGVFARWRWILVFLTQLVFYGLPWLEWGQRQSVLFDLDAKRFYLFGLVLYPQDFIYLTGLLIISALALFLFTAVAGRLWCGFSCPQTVYTEIFMWIEHKVEGDRSARMRLDNGGWTFEKIRKKSLKQFLWIAVSLWTGFTFVGYFVPIRQLAGELLAFQGSWQIFWVFFYGFATYGNAGFLREQVCKYMCPYARFQSAMFDKDTLVVSYDPVRGEPRAPRNKSIDHKAQGLGDCIDCSLCVQVCPTGIDIRHGLQYDCIGCGLCVDACNTVMDKMKYPRGLIRYTTQNGVAQGWTSRQMLRRVLRPRVLVYSTVLLGISVAMVFSLMARTPLKVDVVRDRAALSRIVAGGRLENVYRLQIMNATEAPQRYRISAQGLEGIEVASESEIEIEPAQSRWVAVRLQIPYGAAPAGSHTVHFDIESLGEKRAHVQEKAVFLVPR; encoded by the coding sequence ATGACAACCCCTTCCGGGAAGCCTCGTAAAGTCATCCCCATCACCCCTGCTGACCCGTCCAAAGACGGGGCAGCTGCTTCTTTTTACGAAGCGCAGAAAAAGGTCTATCCACGTTCCATCAGTGGCGTATTTGCGCGCTGGCGATGGATTCTGGTGTTCCTGACCCAGCTGGTGTTCTATGGCCTGCCATGGCTTGAGTGGGGGCAGCGGCAGTCGGTGCTGTTCGACCTGGACGCGAAGCGCTTCTACCTCTTCGGCCTGGTTCTCTATCCGCAGGATTTCATCTACCTCACTGGCCTGCTGATCATTTCGGCACTGGCCCTTTTTTTGTTCACGGCGGTAGCCGGGCGCTTGTGGTGTGGTTTCTCGTGTCCGCAGACGGTCTACACCGAGATATTCATGTGGATCGAGCACAAGGTCGAAGGAGACCGCAGTGCCCGCATGCGCCTCGACAACGGGGGCTGGACGTTCGAGAAAATCCGCAAGAAATCACTCAAGCAATTTCTTTGGATAGCTGTTTCGCTGTGGACTGGCTTTACCTTCGTGGGCTACTTTGTCCCGATTCGCCAGCTTGCAGGAGAACTTCTGGCCTTCCAGGGCTCCTGGCAGATTTTCTGGGTGTTTTTCTACGGGTTCGCCACGTACGGCAATGCCGGCTTCCTGCGGGAGCAGGTGTGCAAGTACATGTGCCCTTATGCGCGCTTCCAGAGTGCGATGTTCGACAAGGACACGCTGGTGGTGAGCTACGACCCTGTGCGTGGGGAGCCGCGTGCGCCACGCAACAAGAGCATCGATCACAAGGCGCAAGGCCTGGGCGACTGTATTGACTGCTCCCTGTGCGTGCAGGTGTGCCCCACGGGAATCGACATCCGCCATGGCCTGCAATATGACTGCATAGGCTGCGGGCTGTGCGTGGATGCGTGCAATACCGTGATGGACAAGATGAAGTACCCGCGTGGGTTGATACGTTACACCACGCAGAACGGAGTGGCACAAGGTTGGACGAGCCGCCAGATGCTGCGCCGGGTGCTGCGGCCCAGGGTGCTGGTCTATTCCACAGTGCTGCTAGGCATCAGTGTGGCCATGGTGTTCAGTCTCATGGCACGTACTCCGCTCAAGGTGGATGTGGTGCGTGACCGTGCAGCGCTTTCGCGTATCGTTGCGGGCGGGCGGCTGGAGAATGTCTATCGTCTCCAGATCATGAATGCGACGGAGGCGCCTCAGCGCTATCGCATCAGTGCACAGGGCCTTGAAGGCATCGAGGTGGCGTCGGAGTCGGAAATCGAGATCGAGCCTGCACAGTCGCGCTGGGTCGCTGTACGCTTGCAGATTCCCTATGGTGCTGCGCCGGCGGGATCGCACACGGTGCATTTCGACATTGAGTCACTGGGCGAAAAGCGTGCCCATGTTCAGGAAAAAGCGGTGTTCCTGGTGCCTCGCTGA
- the ccoP gene encoding cytochrome-c oxidase, cbb3-type subunit III: MSDFTSNFWSIYVTALTLLGIFGCLLLLWITARKKVESTADNTTGHVWDGDLMEMNNPMPRWWMWLFVITSVFGLGYLAVYPGLGSYGGKLGWTQLDQYDSEVNKANKELEPMYARFASMKPEDMAGDAQAMAIGERLFMNNCAQCHGSDARGSKGFPNLSDGDWLHGGTPDKIHETITKGRVGVMPPMAAAVGSPEDVRNLAQYVLSLSGSPHDSLRASLGKEKFGACAACHGMDGKGNQALGAPNLTDDIWLHGWGENAIIAMINNGKTNEMPAQEGKLTDAQINVLTAYVWGLSNKPGAAR, translated from the coding sequence ATGAGTGACTTCACTAGTAATTTCTGGTCGATTTATGTGACCGCGCTGACCCTTCTGGGCATCTTTGGTTGTCTGTTGCTGCTGTGGATCACGGCGCGCAAGAAAGTCGAGTCGACTGCCGACAACACCACAGGCCACGTCTGGGATGGCGACCTGATGGAGATGAACAACCCCATGCCCCGCTGGTGGATGTGGCTGTTCGTCATCACTTCCGTCTTCGGTTTGGGCTACCTGGCGGTCTACCCGGGGCTGGGCAGCTATGGCGGCAAGCTGGGCTGGACGCAGCTTGATCAGTACGATAGCGAGGTGAACAAGGCCAACAAGGAACTCGAGCCGATGTATGCACGCTTTGCCAGCATGAAGCCCGAGGACATGGCTGGTGATGCACAGGCCATGGCTATCGGCGAGCGCTTGTTCATGAACAACTGCGCGCAGTGCCATGGTTCCGACGCGCGCGGCAGCAAGGGTTTTCCGAACCTGAGCGATGGTGACTGGCTGCACGGCGGTACGCCCGACAAGATCCATGAGACCATCACCAAGGGCCGCGTGGGCGTCATGCCTCCCATGGCTGCGGCAGTGGGCTCTCCCGAGGATGTGCGCAACTTGGCCCAGTATGTGCTGAGCCTGTCTGGCAGCCCCCATGATTCGCTGCGCGCGTCGCTGGGCAAGGAAAAGTTCGGTGCCTGCGCGGCTTGTCACGGCATGGATGGCAAGGGCAATCAAGCCCTGGGTGCCCCTAATCTGACCGATGACATTTGGCTGCATGGCTGGGGTGAAAACGCTATCATCGCCATGATCAATAACGGCAAAACCAACGAAATGCCGGCGCAGGAAGGTAAATTGACCGATGCGCAGATCAACGTCCTGACGGCCTACGTTTGGGGCCTGTCGAATAAGCCGGGCGCAGCCCGGTAA
- a CDS encoding cbb3-type cytochrome c oxidase subunit 3: MDITTMRITVTLVSFACFVGIWVWAYSRRNKARFDEAAQLPFEQD, from the coding sequence ATGGACATCACCACCATGCGTATCACGGTCACCCTCGTCTCGTTTGCCTGTTTTGTGGGCATCTGGGTGTGGGCGTACTCGCGCCGCAACAAGGCACGTTTCGACGAAGCCGCGCAACTGCCTTTCGAGCAGGACTGA
- the ccoO gene encoding cytochrome-c oxidase, cbb3-type subunit II has product MSQHNNTATGFSHEKVETSNFLMIVLIVLVVAVGGLAEIVPLFFQKSTTEPVQGLKPYTALQLAGRDVYLREGCYNCHSQMIRPFRAETLRYGHYSVAGEFVYDHPFQWGSKRTGPDLHRVGGKYSDEWHRIHLINPRDVVPESNMPAYPWLEKATVDAAGMAPRMSALRTVGVPYTDEQIAAAAEEVKGKTELEALIAYLQSMGRALK; this is encoded by the coding sequence ATGTCCCAACATAACAACACAGCGACCGGCTTTAGCCACGAGAAGGTGGAAACCAGCAACTTCCTCATGATCGTTCTGATCGTGCTGGTGGTGGCTGTCGGCGGTTTGGCCGAGATCGTCCCTCTGTTCTTCCAGAAGTCCACCACCGAGCCCGTCCAGGGGCTGAAGCCCTACACGGCTTTGCAACTCGCTGGCCGTGACGTGTATCTGCGCGAGGGTTGCTACAACTGCCACTCGCAGATGATTCGTCCCTTCCGTGCCGAGACGCTGCGCTATGGCCACTACTCGGTCGCGGGTGAGTTCGTCTACGACCACCCGTTCCAGTGGGGCTCCAAGCGCACTGGCCCCGATCTGCACCGTGTCGGCGGCAAGTACAGCGATGAATGGCATCGTATCCACCTGATCAATCCGCGTGACGTGGTGCCCGAGTCCAACATGCCCGCATACCCCTGGCTGGAGAAGGCCACGGTGGATGCCGCCGGAATGGCGCCGCGCATGAGCGCGCTGCGTACCGTGGGTGTGCCTTACACCGACGAGCAGATCGCTGCTGCAGCCGAAGAGGTCAAGGGCAAGACCGAACTGGAAGCCCTTATCGCCTACCTCCAGAGCATGGGCCGTGCGCTCAAGTAA
- the ccoN gene encoding cytochrome-c oxidase, cbb3-type subunit I — MDSPSTNVAAHYNDTVVRQFSIMAVVWGVVGMLVGVFIAAQLAWPELNFGIPWLSYGRLRPLHTNAVIFAFGGSALFATSYYVVQRTCQTRLFAGPLAAFTFWGWQLVIVAAAISLPLGYTSGKEYAELEWPIDILIALVWVSYAIVFFGTVGTRKVKHIYVANWFYGGFILAVALLHIVNSAAIPVSFMKSYSAYAGVQDAMVQWWYGHNAVGFFLTAGFLGMMYYFIPKQAGRPVYSYRLSIVHFWALIFTYMWAGPHHLHYTALPDWTQSVGMVFSLILLAPSWGGMINGIMTLSGAWHKLRDDPILRFLIVSLSFYGMSTFEGPMMSIKTVNALSHYTDWTVGHVHSGALGWVGLITMGSLYYLVPRLFGREKMHSIKAIELHFWLATIGIVLYIAAMWIAGVMQGLMWRAINPDGTLTYTFVESVKATYPFYVIRVLGGLLFLGGMCIMAWNVWMTAISGRSVKVAIPAVNPAHA, encoded by the coding sequence ATGGATTCACCAAGTACAAATGTAGCTGCGCATTACAACGACACGGTAGTGCGCCAGTTTTCTATCATGGCCGTGGTATGGGGGGTGGTTGGCATGCTGGTGGGCGTATTTATCGCCGCACAGCTTGCGTGGCCCGAACTCAACTTCGGCATTCCATGGCTCAGCTATGGCCGACTGCGTCCGTTGCATACCAACGCAGTGATCTTCGCATTCGGCGGCAGCGCGCTGTTCGCCACGAGCTACTACGTGGTTCAGCGCACTTGCCAGACGCGCCTGTTCGCAGGCCCCCTGGCAGCATTCACGTTCTGGGGCTGGCAGCTCGTCATCGTGGCGGCCGCCATCAGCCTGCCGCTGGGCTACACCAGCGGCAAGGAGTACGCTGAACTCGAATGGCCCATCGATATCCTGATCGCACTGGTCTGGGTGTCGTACGCCATCGTGTTCTTCGGCACGGTGGGCACCCGCAAGGTCAAGCACATCTACGTGGCCAACTGGTTCTACGGCGGCTTCATCCTGGCTGTGGCCCTGCTGCACATTGTCAACAGCGCCGCCATCCCGGTGAGCTTCATGAAGAGCTACTCGGCTTACGCCGGTGTGCAGGATGCCATGGTGCAGTGGTGGTATGGTCACAATGCCGTGGGCTTCTTCCTGACCGCAGGCTTCCTGGGCATGATGTACTACTTCATCCCCAAGCAGGCAGGCCGTCCGGTGTACTCGTATCGCCTGTCGATCGTGCACTTCTGGGCGCTGATCTTCACGTACATGTGGGCCGGCCCCCACCACCTGCACTACACGGCGCTGCCGGACTGGACGCAGTCCGTGGGCATGGTCTTCTCCCTGATCCTGCTGGCTCCCAGCTGGGGCGGCATGATCAACGGCATCATGACCCTGTCGGGCGCATGGCACAAGCTGCGTGACGACCCCATCCTGCGCTTCCTGATCGTGTCCCTGTCGTTCTACGGCATGTCCACGTTCGAAGGCCCGATGATGTCGATCAAGACGGTGAACGCACTGAGCCACTACACCGACTGGACCGTGGGCCACGTGCACTCCGGTGCCCTGGGTTGGGTGGGCCTGATCACCATGGGCTCGCTGTATTACCTCGTGCCGCGCCTGTTCGGCCGCGAGAAGATGCATTCCATCAAGGCCATCGAGCTGCACTTCTGGCTGGCGACGATCGGCATCGTGCTCTACATCGCCGCGATGTGGATCGCCGGTGTGATGCAGGGCCTGATGTGGCGTGCCATCAACCCCGATGGCACCCTGACCTACACCTTCGTCGAGAGCGTGAAGGCGACCTATCCCTTCTACGTGATCCGCGTACTGGGTGGCCTGTTGTTCCTGGGCGGCATGTGCATCATGGCCTGGAACGTCTGGATGACTGCCATTTCCGGCCGTTCGGTCAAGGTCGCCATCCCGGCGGTGAATCCGGCCCACGCCTGA
- the ccoS gene encoding cbb3-type cytochrome oxidase assembly protein CcoS, with amino-acid sequence MDILYLLVPLSVVLVLLILLALWWAVYRGQFEGVEQEGERILRDG; translated from the coding sequence ATGGACATCCTGTATCTGCTGGTTCCCTTGTCCGTGGTGTTGGTGCTTTTGATCCTCTTGGCCCTGTGGTGGGCGGTTTACCGAGGGCAATTCGAAGGCGTCGAACAAGAGGGAGAGCGCATTCTGCGAGACGGTTGA
- a CDS encoding cation-translocating P-type ATPase, whose translation MSQVNADPPAAMPVEDSPAPESSAALLDDPQEWGSFGRPAGEAPQDPAQATVWDSQVVLEGMHCAACALTIEETLRAVPGVERVEVSAATRRARVVWRPAQVRPSQWMAAVQKAGYGALPAMDAHARDRRVAENRKMLWRWLVAGFCMMQVMMYAWPAYVAQPGDLSLEMETLLRWASWVISLPVVLFACGPFFTSALRDIRLRRVSMDLPVALGMLITFVVSTAGTFEPAGLFGREVFFDSLTMFVFFLLTGRWLELRLRDRTAGALEAVMNRLPDSVERLVADGRFERVAVRRLAVGDVVRVLPGEAFPADGRITRGSTQVDEALLTGESTPVTRGEGASVTAGSYNLQAAVEVRVQGVGEGTRFAQIVALMESASLQKPRLAQLADRIARPFLVGVLVAAGLAAVWWWPTDPGHALMVAVAVLIVTCPCALSLATPVAMLTAAGTLARHGVLVRNLQGLEALAAVDTLVFDKTGTLTRDGMALQAVHPAQGVEAQQALAWAAALARHSIHPVSRAVAAAWGTAGAEEAVMTAEAVQELPGQGLEGLVHGAAGTLRRLRLGSPQYTGADMPEDSARQQVVLAEERADGWHALAHFDLHEDVRPEAAAVVRQLQHDGVQVLLLSGDRSSAVQRVAQQVGIAEAYGGCTPGDKLERMQAAQAQGRRVAMVGDGLNDGPVLAGAHVSFAFGRAVPLAQSRSDFVVLGDQLTLVPQTLLLARRTLRIVRQNLWWAAGYNALSVPLAVAGWMPAWLAGLGMAASSLLVVLNAARLSQRLPEINVSPAGDASAPPAQPVWEMA comes from the coding sequence ATGTCCCAAGTCAATGCCGATCCGCCCGCAGCGATGCCGGTGGAAGACTCTCCTGCGCCAGAATCGTCCGCGGCGTTGCTGGACGATCCGCAGGAGTGGGGCTCGTTTGGGCGCCCGGCGGGAGAGGCGCCGCAGGATCCCGCTCAGGCCACTGTCTGGGATTCGCAAGTGGTGCTCGAGGGCATGCATTGCGCTGCCTGCGCGCTCACCATTGAAGAAACCTTGCGCGCCGTGCCTGGCGTGGAGCGTGTCGAGGTCAGCGCCGCCACGCGCCGTGCGCGTGTAGTCTGGCGGCCCGCGCAGGTCCGGCCTTCGCAGTGGATGGCGGCGGTGCAGAAGGCTGGCTACGGAGCCTTGCCTGCCATGGATGCCCATGCGCGTGACCGGCGCGTGGCCGAGAACCGCAAGATGCTGTGGCGCTGGCTGGTGGCCGGTTTTTGCATGATGCAGGTCATGATGTATGCGTGGCCCGCGTACGTGGCGCAGCCGGGCGACCTTTCGCTGGAAATGGAGACGCTGCTGCGCTGGGCTTCCTGGGTCATCTCGCTGCCGGTGGTGCTGTTCGCCTGTGGCCCGTTCTTTACCAGCGCGCTGCGTGACATCCGCCTGCGCCGCGTCAGCATGGATTTGCCGGTGGCGCTGGGCATGCTGATCACCTTCGTCGTCAGTACGGCAGGTACCTTCGAGCCGGCCGGACTCTTTGGCCGCGAGGTGTTCTTCGACTCGCTGACCATGTTCGTCTTTTTCCTGCTCACGGGGCGCTGGCTGGAGCTGCGCCTGCGTGACCGCACGGCGGGCGCGCTGGAGGCGGTGATGAACCGCCTGCCCGACAGCGTGGAGCGCCTGGTAGCCGATGGCCGTTTCGAACGCGTGGCCGTGCGCCGCCTGGCCGTGGGCGACGTGGTGCGCGTGTTGCCTGGCGAAGCCTTCCCCGCAGATGGCCGCATCACGCGTGGCAGTACCCAGGTCGACGAGGCCCTGCTCACGGGGGAGTCGACGCCGGTGACACGCGGCGAGGGCGCTAGCGTGACTGCGGGCAGCTACAACCTGCAGGCGGCCGTGGAGGTGCGCGTGCAGGGGGTGGGCGAGGGGACGCGCTTTGCGCAAATCGTGGCGCTGATGGAAAGCGCTTCGCTGCAAAAACCTCGCCTGGCCCAACTGGCGGATCGCATCGCCCGGCCTTTCCTGGTGGGGGTGCTGGTGGCTGCCGGCTTGGCGGCGGTCTGGTGGTGGCCGACCGACCCGGGCCATGCGCTCATGGTGGCGGTGGCCGTGCTGATCGTCACCTGCCCATGCGCCTTGTCGTTGGCGACGCCGGTGGCCATGCTCACCGCCGCGGGCACACTGGCCCGCCATGGCGTGCTGGTGCGCAACCTGCAGGGGCTGGAGGCCTTGGCCGCCGTGGATACCCTGGTTTTCGACAAGACCGGCACGCTCACCCGTGATGGCATGGCGCTTCAGGCCGTGCATCCCGCGCAAGGCGTGGAGGCGCAGCAGGCCTTGGCTTGGGCTGCGGCGCTGGCACGCCATTCCATTCATCCGGTCTCGCGTGCCGTGGCAGCAGCTTGGGGGACCGCCGGGGCGGAGGAGGCCGTCATGACCGCCGAAGCCGTCCAGGAACTGCCTGGGCAGGGGCTGGAAGGTCTGGTGCATGGCGCTGCAGGCACGCTGCGCAGGCTGCGTTTGGGTTCACCGCAGTACACAGGCGCAGACATGCCCGAGGACAGTGCACGGCAGCAGGTTGTGCTGGCCGAGGAGCGTGCCGATGGCTGGCATGCGCTGGCGCACTTCGATCTGCACGAGGACGTGCGCCCTGAAGCGGCTGCCGTGGTGCGCCAATTGCAGCATGACGGCGTTCAGGTTCTGCTTTTGTCCGGGGATCGTTCCTCCGCGGTGCAGCGTGTGGCACAGCAGGTCGGCATTGCCGAGGCCTATGGCGGCTGTACGCCGGGAGACAAGCTGGAGCGCATGCAGGCGGCCCAGGCCCAGGGGCGGCGTGTGGCAATGGTGGGGGATGGCCTGAATGACGGTCCCGTGCTGGCCGGGGCCCATGTCTCCTTCGCTTTTGGGCGTGCGGTGCCGCTGGCGCAATCGCGTTCCGATTTCGTCGTGCTCGGCGATCAATTGACCTTGGTGCCGCAGACTCTGCTGCTGGCCCGCCGCACCTTGCGCATCGTGCGGCAGAACCTGTGGTGGGCTGCCGGCTACAACGCGCTAAGCGTGCCGCTGGCCGTGGCGGGCTGGATGCCCGCCTGGCTGGCGGGCCTGGGCATGGCGGCGAGTTCCCTGCTGGTCGTGCTCAATGCCGCGCGGCTGTCGCAGCGGCTGCCTGAAATCAATGTATCGCCCGCAGGGGACGCGTCGGCGCCCCCTGCTCAACCTGTCTGGGAGATGGCCTGA
- a CDS encoding universal stress protein has translation MYKRILIATDGSPLSDKAVASGLALARLSRAKVVALKVIPRYPRNYFEGGLPIDNADIERVEKQWSDAAQTLVDKVRDMGEGEGVEVKAVLAKSDLVAEAIITAAKKHKCDLIVMASHGRKGLKRLLLGSETQHVLTHSHIPVLVLR, from the coding sequence ATGTACAAGCGCATTCTGATCGCCACCGATGGCTCACCCCTGTCCGACAAAGCCGTGGCCAGTGGCTTGGCGCTGGCCCGGCTGAGCCGCGCCAAGGTGGTGGCCCTGAAGGTGATACCGCGCTACCCGCGCAACTACTTCGAGGGCGGCCTGCCCATCGACAACGCTGATATCGAGCGGGTGGAAAAGCAGTGGAGCGATGCCGCCCAGACACTGGTGGACAAGGTGCGCGACATGGGCGAAGGCGAAGGCGTGGAAGTCAAGGCCGTGCTCGCCAAGTCCGACCTCGTGGCCGAAGCCATCATCACCGCCGCCAAGAAGCACAAGTGCGACCTGATCGTGATGGCCTCGCACGGACGCAAGGGCCTCAAGCGCCTGCTGCTTGGCAGCGAAACGCAGCACGTGCTCACACACTCGCACATTCCGGTGCTGGTGCTGCGCTAA
- a CDS encoding glutamine--tRNA ligase/YqeY domain fusion protein has protein sequence MSSTTPIENAKDAVRPSNFLRQIIESDLAEGTYASRRWGGSPGDAAHHAAGEPDPARIRTRFPPEPNGYLHVGHAKSICLNFGLARDYGGVCHMRFDDTNPEKEEKEYVDSILDAVQWLGFGWDSHFGGTNESHLYYASNYFDFMYRAAEYLIEAGHAYVDEQTPEEMRVNRGDFGKPGVDSPFRSRTPAENLARLRAMRDGQLADGAAVLRAKIDMASPNINMRDPAIYRIRRATHHNTGDAWCIYPMYTFAHPIEDALEQITHSICTLEFEDQRPFYDWLMERLCEGGLLAAPAPRQYEFARLNLTYVITSKRKLAQLVNEGKVNGWDDPRMPTIVGLRRRGYTPAAIQLFAERIGVTKSDSWIDYGTLEGCLREDLEAKAHRGMAVLDPVKLVLTNWDDVMGAGHLEPCQLPALPHPPEGTQSPIRHFTIGKEVWIEREDFAEVPPKGYKRLFPGNKVRLKGGYVIECTGCNKDAAGNITEVLASVVPDTKSGTPGADSVKVKAAITWVGVADGVSAEVRMYDRLFLDANPDAGGKNFLESLNPNSLKVVTAIVEPSLANAKPDDKFQFERHGYFVADRVDHRAEKPVYNLAVGLKDSWGK, from the coding sequence ATGAGCTCCACCACCCCCATCGAAAACGCCAAAGACGCCGTCCGCCCCAGCAACTTCCTGCGCCAGATCATCGAGTCCGATCTGGCCGAAGGCACCTATGCCAGCCGCCGCTGGGGGGGCAGCCCGGGCGACGCGGCCCACCACGCCGCAGGCGAGCCCGACCCGGCCAGGATCCGCACCCGCTTTCCGCCCGAACCGAACGGCTACCTGCACGTGGGCCACGCCAAGAGCATCTGCCTCAACTTCGGCCTGGCGCGCGACTATGGCGGCGTGTGCCACATGCGCTTTGACGACACCAACCCCGAAAAAGAGGAAAAGGAATACGTCGACTCCATCCTCGACGCCGTGCAGTGGCTCGGCTTTGGGTGGGACAGCCACTTTGGCGGGACGAACGAAAGCCATCTGTACTACGCCAGCAACTACTTCGACTTCATGTACCGCGCGGCCGAATACCTGATCGAGGCCGGCCACGCCTACGTGGACGAGCAAACGCCCGAAGAAATGCGCGTGAACCGGGGCGACTTCGGCAAGCCCGGCGTCGATAGCCCCTTCCGCAGCCGCACCCCCGCCGAAAACCTGGCGCGCCTGCGTGCAATGCGCGATGGCCAACTGGCCGACGGCGCCGCCGTGCTGCGCGCCAAGATCGACATGGCCTCGCCCAACATCAACATGCGCGACCCGGCTATCTACCGCATCCGCCGTGCCACCCACCACAACACGGGCGATGCCTGGTGCATCTACCCCATGTACACCTTCGCGCACCCCATCGAGGACGCGCTGGAGCAGATCACCCACTCCATCTGCACGCTGGAGTTTGAAGACCAGCGCCCCTTCTACGACTGGCTGATGGAACGCCTGTGCGAAGGTGGCCTGCTGGCCGCCCCCGCACCCAGGCAGTACGAATTCGCGCGCCTGAACCTCACCTACGTCATTACCAGCAAGCGCAAGCTGGCGCAACTGGTCAACGAAGGCAAGGTCAATGGCTGGGACGACCCCCGCATGCCCACCATCGTCGGCCTGCGCCGCCGCGGCTACACACCCGCAGCCATCCAGCTCTTCGCCGAACGCATTGGCGTCACCAAGTCCGACAGCTGGATCGACTACGGCACGCTGGAAGGCTGCCTGCGCGAAGACCTGGAAGCCAAGGCCCACCGCGGCATGGCCGTGCTCGACCCCGTCAAGCTCGTGCTGACCAACTGGGACGACGTGATGGGCGCCGGCCACCTGGAGCCCTGCCAGTTGCCCGCCCTGCCCCACCCGCCCGAAGGCACCCAAAGCCCCATCCGCCACTTCACCATCGGCAAGGAAGTGTGGATCGAGCGCGAAGACTTTGCCGAAGTGCCGCCCAAGGGCTACAAGCGGCTTTTCCCCGGCAACAAGGTGCGCCTGAAGGGCGGCTACGTCATCGAGTGCACCGGCTGCAACAAGGACGCGGCCGGCAACATCACCGAAGTGCTGGCCTCCGTGGTGCCCGACACCAAGAGCGGCACCCCCGGTGCCGACAGCGTGAAGGTCAAGGCTGCCATCACCTGGGTAGGCGTAGCCGATGGCGTGAGCGCCGAAGTGCGCATGTACGACCGCCTGTTCCTCGATGCCAACCCCGACGCGGGCGGCAAAAACTTCCTGGAAAGCCTGAACCCCAACAGCCTGAAGGTGGTGACCGCCATCGTGGAGCCCTCACTGGCCAACGCCAAGCCGGACGACAAGTTCCAATTTGAACGCCACGGGTACTTTGTGGCGGACCGGGTCGATCACCGGGCGGAAAAGCCGGTGTACAACCTGGCAGTGGGATTGAAGGATTCCTGGGGGAAATAG
- a CDS encoding DUF924 domain-containing protein has product MPQSPLHTPATPEDVLHFWFEQLTPQQHFAKDADLDAAIAQRFGPTLEAAARGELWGWRASAQGRLAEIVALDQFSRNVWRDTPRAFAQDGMALVLAQELVAHALDRALPMVQRAFAYMPYMHSESATVHTQAVVLFSQPGLESNLAFELRHQAIIERFGRYPHRNAVLGRASSTEELAFLSEPGSSF; this is encoded by the coding sequence ATGCCACAGTCGCCCCTGCACACACCCGCCACACCCGAAGACGTTCTGCACTTCTGGTTCGAACAACTCACGCCGCAGCAGCACTTTGCCAAGGACGCGGATCTCGACGCCGCCATCGCCCAGCGCTTCGGCCCCACGCTGGAAGCCGCCGCGCGTGGTGAACTGTGGGGCTGGCGCGCCAGCGCGCAGGGACGGCTGGCCGAGATCGTGGCATTGGACCAGTTCTCGCGCAACGTGTGGCGCGACACCCCGCGCGCCTTCGCGCAAGACGGCATGGCGCTGGTGCTGGCGCAGGAGTTGGTGGCCCACGCGCTCGACCGCGCCCTGCCCATGGTGCAGCGCGCTTTTGCCTACATGCCCTACATGCACAGCGAATCGGCCACGGTGCACACACAGGCGGTCGTGCTGTTTTCCCAGCCGGGGCTGGAGAGCAACCTGGCGTTCGAGCTGCGCCACCAGGCCATCATCGAGCGCTTTGGCCGCTACCCGCACCGCAATGCCGTCTTGGGCCGTGCATCCAGCACGGAAGAACTGGCTTTTCTGAGCGAGCCAGGGTCGTCGTTCTAG